The following coding sequences are from one Streptomyces sp. TLI_235 window:
- a CDS encoding ketosteroid isomerase-like protein has product MSVDRNKQLVTDFFTALNEGRTADLGDYLAADVVDHNKIIHGEPDEPGAAFAAIETQLTALKPYRALIDELIAEGDRVVARITQSGVSSGAHPRMPVPTGRRFENEAIFAFTVAGGRITEIRGVSDRLGLFLQLGWDWPTVD; this is encoded by the coding sequence ATGTCCGTGGACCGGAACAAGCAGCTCGTCACCGACTTCTTCACCGCACTCAACGAGGGCCGGACGGCCGACCTCGGCGACTACCTGGCGGCGGACGTCGTGGACCACAACAAGATCATCCACGGCGAGCCGGACGAGCCCGGCGCCGCCTTCGCCGCCATCGAGACCCAGCTGACCGCCCTGAAGCCGTACCGCGCCCTGATCGACGAGCTGATCGCCGAGGGCGACCGGGTGGTTGCCCGGATCACCCAGTCCGGTGTCAGCTCCGGCGCCCACCCGCGCATGCCCGTCCCGACCGGCCGTCGATTCGAGAACGAGGCGATCTTCGCGTTCACGGTCGCCGGCGGCCGGATCACCGAGATCCGCGGCGTCTCCGACCGCCTCGGTCTCTTCCTCCAGCTCGGCTGGGACTGGCCGACCGTCGACTGA
- a CDS encoding TetR family transcriptional regulator encodes MDAASTRRAGLSREKVLRAALGLVDRDGVEKLSMRRLGAELGVEAMTLYHYVPNKAALLDGLVELVVGSVRPDPDGPAEAWPQRLREFATAFRAELLRHPGVIVLVATRPARSARALQIVEDTAAALGRAGIGPVDALRIVNSVATLVIGQCLAEAAATPGHPDEPADLDLGAHPTLAAAVAGGLGTPEDHQARFDLALDALLTGLRR; translated from the coding sequence GTGGATGCCGCCAGCACCCGGCGAGCCGGGCTGAGCCGGGAGAAGGTGCTGCGTGCGGCCCTCGGCCTCGTCGACCGGGACGGCGTCGAGAAGCTCTCCATGCGCCGTCTGGGCGCCGAACTCGGCGTCGAGGCGATGACGCTCTACCACTACGTGCCGAACAAGGCCGCACTCCTGGACGGGCTCGTCGAACTCGTCGTCGGCTCCGTCCGCCCCGACCCGGACGGCCCTGCCGAGGCCTGGCCGCAGCGCCTGCGGGAGTTCGCCACCGCCTTCCGCGCGGAGCTGCTCCGCCATCCGGGCGTGATCGTGCTGGTCGCGACCCGCCCGGCCCGCTCCGCCCGGGCCCTGCAGATCGTCGAGGACACCGCCGCCGCCCTCGGCCGGGCCGGCATTGGCCCGGTCGACGCCCTCCGCATCGTCAACTCGGTGGCCACCCTGGTGATCGGCCAGTGCCTCGCCGAGGCCGCCGCCACCCCCGGCCACCCGGACGAACCGGCCGACCTCGACCTCGGCGCCCACCCCACCCTCGCCGCCGCCGTCGCCGGAGGCCTCGGAACCCCGGAGGACCATCAGGCCCGCTTCGACCTCGCCCTGGACGCCCTTCTCACCGGCCTCCGCCGCTGA